The following proteins come from a genomic window of Carassius auratus strain Wakin chromosome 18, ASM336829v1, whole genome shotgun sequence:
- the LOC113118166 gene encoding uncharacterized protein LOC113118166 — protein sequence MGAKLSQKKSEAETVSPAVQEGSPVAENAEQKSSEGEVQEESMPAEENTGGPGSPSSVLQSLTQAVGETVNAVTEQIAAPVEDVVNKGIEAVESTLASVSLIEKEPEPEQKSEPVVDLADSDVLQEPSLLDDLLKSPLSEALISGVTMVSEAMSSGMVEDKISSPAPAENKDLLECLEKVETPSVDPLDCKLTHEFTIPNSDPSFTLEDMGQNAVDAVNLI from the coding sequence ATGGGAGCAAAGCTCAGTCAGAAGAAGAGTGAAGCAGAGACAGTAAGTCCAGCTGTACAAGAGGGCTCACCTGTGGCTGAAAATGCAGAGCAGAAATCTTCTGAAGGTGAGGTTCAAGAAGAGAGCATGCCTGCAGAAGAGAACACCGGTGGGCCTGGCTCTCCAAGCAGTGTTCTGCAGAGTCTTACACAAGCTGTAGGAGAAACGGTCAACGCAGTCACTGAACAGATTGCTGCACCGGTGGAAGATGTTGTAAACAAAGGTATTGAAGCAGTGGAGTCCACACTGGCATCCGTCAGCCTGATTGAGAAGGAACCTGAACCTGAACAGAAGTCTGAACCTGTAGTAGATCTCGCGGATTCTGATGTTCTCCAAGAACCCAGCCTCTTGGATGACCTGCTGAAATCTCCACTCTCAGAAGCCCTCATTTCTGGAGTCACTATGGTGAGTGAAGCCATGTCCAGTGGGATGGTTGAAGACAAAATTAGCAGTCCTGCACCAGCTGAGAACAAGGATTTGTTGGAATGTCTGGAGAAGGTGGAGACACCCTCAGTGGACCCCCTGGACTGTAAACTGACCCATGAATTCACAATCCCTAACTCAGATCCATCATTCACTTTGGAAGATATGGGGCAGAATGCAGTTGATGCAGTCAACCTTATATAA
- the si:dkey-30c15.2 gene encoding transmembrane protein 116, with amino-acid sequence MNSSGGLNEDKTTILSWIYVSTLSLSLIGSCSVIVVSIIKRRHLNEQAKPLLQLALADFLASLVLMITAIINLPHEIWSFSGEMCNYGLPLSLAFYCVSFLLVIIYACESAHAFQGWREKPVQEALETQLAQLTLRRRRFCLIYVIAWFVPIIGYFIYIRTVHYMEATVTPAQMPTLSSGPSPRFCNSCILFLHLINDSCITVDAAHAKFIQIFTLSSVLTVIIVCTVVYCKLESSYRRYENTSLITRIQRHPGGIWPSARYMILVIIFCWAPALLLICLSFAQPRIKHLFPLYVIQALSVSLQGFLNSIVYAWRRRNFRDAVLGERLPLMDYSRTFFDQSLNEPS; translated from the exons TCTGATAGGTAGTTGTTCTGTCATTGTGGTCTCCATCATAAAGAGAAGGCATCTCAATGAACAG GCAAAGCCTCTTCTTCAGCTGGCACTGGCAGATTTCCTGGCATCGCTTGTTTTGATGATCACCGCCATTATTAATTTACCCCATGAAATCTGGTCGTTCAGTGGAGAGATGTGCAACTACGGATTGCCTTTATCTTTG GCCTTCTACTGCGTCTCGTTTCTGCTTGTCATCATTTATGCCTGTGAGTCAGCACATGCGTTTCAGGGATGGAGGGAAAAACCAGTGCAGGAAGCCTTGGAAACCCAG TTAGCACAGTTAACACTCAGAAGGAGGAGGTTTTGTCTGATCTATGTCATTGCGTG GTTTGTACCAATAATTGGATACTTTATCTACATACGTACCGTCCATTACATGGAAGCTACTGTTACACCAGCACAGATGCCAACCCTCAGCAGTGGACCCTCTCCCAGGTTCTGCAACAG CTGCATTCTCTTCCTGCATCTCATAAATGACTCTTGCATAACAGTG GATGCAGCTCATGCTAAGTTCATTCAAATTTTCACATTGAGCAGTGTGTTGACGGTCATCATCGTCTGCACA GTGGTGTACTGTAAGTTAGAGAGCTCTTATAGGCGCTATGAGAACACAAGCCTGATCACAAGGATACAGAGACATCCAGGTGGGATTTGGCCTTCGGCTCGATATATGATCCTTGTTATCATTTTCTGCTGGGCACCAG ctctgcttctcatctgtctgtctttcgCACAACCTAGGATAAAACATCTCTTCCCTCTCTATGTCATACAG GCGCTGTCAGTGTCACTCCAGGGTTTTCTGAACAGTATTGTTTACGCATGGAGACGACGTAATTTCAGAGACGCCGTGCTGGGCGAACGTCTGCCTCTCATGGACTATTCTAGAACCTTCTTTGACCAATCATTAAATGAGCCCTCATGA
- the neto2b gene encoding neuropilin and tolloid-like protein 2, with the protein MHEALVLLILIEEGFALAQKTQALPQNVAVEDKKPAHCGTLIQTANGGSFSSPNYPNTYPPNKECVYILEAHPRKRIQLDFDDIYYIEPSFECRFDNIEIRDGPFVFSPLINRFCGAKSPGIVTSSGRFMWIRFISDEELEGLGFRVEYSYTADPDFHLHIGGLLNPIPDCQFEMSGSDGIIRSSQVEEENKVKSGEALDCIWTIRAPPMSKIYLRFLDYQLENSNECKKNFVAIYEGSNAIEDLKAKFCSTVANDITLDNAVGVVRMWADETSKLSRFRMLFTVFAEPPCSANTFFCHSNMCINNTLVCNGVQNCVFPWDENNCKEKKSKSFFQHMSKTHSTVIGVASGVVLLLLIISVFIQMKQPRKKVLSRKGLFSAAEMQEVLEPPQYELFSMREAELPEDLSEELESLQKLRRSSSVSRCVHEHHCGAPSSAASIIMASRAHHLSDDMSTVVGARGWGSFDGRRSGFRSHAFTHDPHAHAYSAQSLREALEDEELGLEERVMEEIGYNDFITRGRNVMMVRNHANPVQQRSLSMDF; encoded by the exons ATGCATGAGG CCTTGGTTCTGCTCATCCTGATAGAGGAGGGTTTCGCACTGGCACAGAAAACGCAAG CCTTGCCTCAGAATGTGGCTGTTGAGGATAAGAAACCGGCTCACTGCGGTACCTTGATCCAGACGGCAAATGGAGGCTCATTCAGTTCTCCGAACTACCCCAACACTTACCCACCAAACAAGGAGTGTGTGTACATCCTGGAGG CCCATCCACGGAAGAGAATCCAGCTCGACTTTGATGACATCTACTACATCGAGCCGTCCTTTGAGTGCCGCTTTGACAATATTGAAATCCGTGATGGGCCGTTTGTTTTCTCTCCTTTGATTAATCGGTTCTGCGGAGCAAAGAGTCCAGGAATTGTCACGTCCTCCGGACGTTTCATGTGGATCAGGTTTATCAGCGATGAGGAGCTGGAGGGCCTGGGCTTCAGGGTGGAGTATTCATATACTGCAG ATCCTGACTTTCATCTCCATATTGGGGGACTCTTGAATCCCATTCCAG ACTGTCAGTTTGAGATGTCTGGATCAGATGGTATAATCAGATCTAGTCAAGTTGAGGAGGAAAACAAGGTGAAATCAGGGGAAGCACTGGACTGTATTTGGACCATACGAGCTCCACCGATGTCTAAG atttatctCCGCTTTCTGGACTATCAGTTGGAGAACTCAAATGAGTGTAAGAAGAACTTTGTTGCAATCTATGAAGGCAGTAATGCCATTGAAGACCTAAAGGCCAAGTTCTGCAGCACTGTTGCCAACGACATCACGCTTGACAACGCTGTGGGTGTGGTCAGAATGTGGGCCGACGAGACCAGCAAACTGAGCCGCTTCCGTATGCTCTTCACGGTCTTTGCTGAAC CTCCATGTTCGGCCAACACATTCTTCTGTCACAGCAACATGTGCATCAACAACACTCTGGTTTGTAATGGTGTTCAGAACTGTGTGTTTCCCTGGGACGAGAACAACTGCAAAG AAAAGAAGTCTAAAAGCTTCTTCCAACACATGAGTAAAACTCACAGCACTGTGATTGGAGTGGCGTCTGGTGTGGTCTTGCTTCTTCTCATCATATCTGTATTTATACAGATGAAGCAGCCGAGAAAAAAG GTTCTGAGCCGTAAGGGTTTGTTCAGCGCTGCAGAGATGCAGGAGGTGCTGGAGCCTCCTCAGTACGAGCTCTTCTCCATGAGGGAAGCGGAGCTGCCGGAGGATCTGTCGGAGGAGCTGGAGAGTCTGCAGAAGCTCCGCCGCTCCTCCAGCGTGTCCCGCTGCGTCCACGAGCATCACTGTGGAGCTCCGAGCAGCGCCGCCTCCATCATCATGGCAAGCAGAGCGCATCATCTCTCTGATGACATGAGTACGGTTGTGGGGGCCAGAGGCTGGGGCAGCTTCGACGGACGCAGGAGCGGCTTCCGCTCGCACGCTTTCACACACGACCCACACGCTCACGCTTACAGCGCCCAGAGTCTGAGAGAGGCACTGGAGGATGAGGAGCTGGGGCTGGAGGAACGGGTGATGGAGGAGATCGGCTACAATGATTTTATCACCCGTGGACGTAACGTGATGATGGTACGTAATCATGCCAACCCTGTCCAACAGCGCTCCCTCTCTATGGACTTCTGA